A single window of Choloepus didactylus isolate mChoDid1 chromosome 5 unlocalized genomic scaffold, mChoDid1.pri SUPER_5_unloc1, whole genome shotgun sequence DNA harbors:
- the LOC119524344 gene encoding thyroid receptor-interacting protein 11-like, with protein sequence MNWFRGLGSGLGQSLGHMGGSLASLTGQISTSRRDKSLTGITQDLDDEKKRVFQIRDDKGNITKELDMQNEKLTERELEIKFLQEKNLTLTKQIDQLSKDEVGKLTQIIQQRDLEIKALHARMSSASYTQDVVYLQQQLQAYAVERGQILAVLDEKTRENSRLKTEHHQMIDTAAAQQAALIKLQDENKKLSTRLESSGQEMLRKTVQNLSLIIREKDIEIDALSQKCQTLLTVLQTSNTGNEVGGVNSNQFEELLQERDKLKQQVMKMEEWKQQVMTTVQNMEHESAQQQEELQKLQTQVLIDSDNNSKLQVEYTGLIQSYDQKETKLKTLGQELAQVQRSLGQLLNTKDHLVGKLDIISQRLFSGSSLVSESEESLGAVKSDIPSEPSKLLQQEIEKLRKSLQEKDATIQTLQENNHRLSDSIAATSELERKEHEQTDSEIKQLKEKQDVLQKLLKGKDLLLKAKYDQLRSLNKTFTNQVNENELLRQAVTNLKERISILEMDMCQLKEENGKLVEISRVKQTECQALQETNMKFTMMLQEREFERQEINEKALAFEQLLKEKEQGKTGELNQLLNTVQSMQKTVTFQEERDHVMLALKQKQMENSSLLNEVKDLHDKVLRLIQELERLRHQLVESQDFYTGEALAAAEREANLRKEVTVLEEKLVSSSNALENASHQASLQVESLQEQLNVVSKQRDETALQLSVSQDEVKQYALSLANLQMVLERAQQEERAMYAAELEEQSALVSKWKKKAENLEGKLVSLQDSLDEANAALDSASRLTQQLHLQEEQIEELQKHNEVQQGMLADIQNKWMNLVNDTEGKVDKVLLRNLLIGYFQTPKSERQEVLRLMGSILGMKKEEMEKLFCDDQGGATTWMSRWLGGGSKNVPQTPVRASQQPALNSSFSELFNTFLQTESYPYIPPQKRSLRDRKPLGLPGRAKLATNVGQNFKDTAQSRSSGRADLNPLLAPCSAAVSLIHPGGLGTGGPGNLLLNPICDVLTTFTPFPVLPANSAGAGKDLLK encoded by the coding sequence ATGAACTGGTTTCGAGGCCTTGGCTCTGGCTTGGGCCAGTCTCTGGGCCACATGGGGGGCAGCCTGGCTTCCCTCACAGGCCAGATTTCAACCTCTAGAAGGGATAAGTCACTAACAGGCATCACCCAAGATCTGGATGATGAAAAAAAGAGAGTTTTCCAAATTAGAGATGATAAAGGGAACATTACTAAAGAATTAGAcatgcaaaatgaaaaattaacagAACGAGAGTTGGAGATTAAATTTCTGCAAGAAAAAAATCTGACTTTAACAAAACAGATTGATCAGCTGTCCAAAGACGAGGTTGGTAAACTAACTCAGATCATCCAGCAGAGGGATTTGGAGATAAAAGCTCTTCATGCAAGAATGTCTTCAGCTTCTTACACCCAGGATGTTGTTTACCTTCAACAGCAACTACAGGCCTACGCCGtggagagaggacaaatattagCTGTTTTGGATGAGAAGACTAGGGAAAATAGCCGCCTAAAAACAGAACATCACCAAATGATAGACACGGCTGCTGCCCAACAAGCAGCACTTATTAAGCtgcaagatgaaaataaaaaattgtccACTAGATTGGAAAGTAGTGGCCAGGAAATGCTTAGAAAAACTGTTCAGAATTTATCACTTATCATTCGAGAAAAAGACATTGAAATAGATGCATTAAGTCAGAAATGTCAGACTTTGTTGACAGTGTTACAGACATCTAACACAGGAAATGAGGTTGGAGGTGTTAACAGTAATCAGTTTGAGGAGCTTCTACAGGAACGAGATAAATTAAAACAGCAAGTGATGAAAATGGAAGAGTGGAAACAACAGGTGATGACCACAGTGCAAAATATGGAACATGAGTCAGCCCAACAACAGGAAGAACTTCAAAAACTTCAGACCCAGGTTTTGATTGACAGTGATAATAACTCTAAACTGCAGGTAGAATATACTGGCCTAATCCAAAGTTATGACCAGAAGGAAACCAAACTCAAAACTTTGGGTCAGGAATTAGCACAAGTTCAGCGCAGCTTAGGGCAACTTTTGAATACCAAGGATCATCTTGTAGGAAAACTTGATATTATTTCACAACGGCTCTTTTCTGGATCATCACTTGTTTCAGAGTCAGAAGAATCTCTCGGGGCAGTTAAGTCTGATATACCTAGTGAACCTTCTAAATTGCTtcaacaagaaatagaaaaattaagaaaatcactGCAGGAAAAAGATGCAACAATTCAAACTCTCCAGGAAAATAACCATAGATTGTCTGATTCGATTGCTGCCACCTCAGAgctagaaagaaaagaacatgaaCAAACTGATTCAGAAATTAAGCAGCTAAAGGAAAAACAAGATGTTTTACAAAAGTTGCTTAAGGGTAAAGACCTCTTACTCAAAGCCAAATATGATCAGTTACGTTctttaaataaaactttcactaaccaagtgaatgaaaatgaacttCTGAGGCAGGCAGTAACAAACCTAAAGGAGAGAATATCAATTTTAGAAATGGACATGTGTCAACtaaaagaggaaaatggaaaactagTAGAAATATCCAGGGTAAAGCAAACAGAATGTCAAGCATTACAAGAGACTAACATGAAGTTTACTATGATGCTGCAAGAAAGGGAGTTTGAACGCCAGGAGATAAATGAGAAGGCTCTTGCTTTTGAGCAactattgaaagaaaaagaacagggcAAGACTGGGGAGTTAAATCAGCTTTTAAATACAGTTCAGTCGATGCAGAAGACAGTTACATTTCAAGAGGAAAGAGACCATGTCATGTTGGCCCtgaaacagaaacaaatggaaaacagtTCCCTACTTAATGAGGTGAAGGATTTACATGATAAAGTATTACGCTTAATCCAGGAGCTAGAGAGACTGCGTCATCAACTTGTAGAATCACAGGATTTTTATACTGGTGAAGCTCTGGCTGCAGCCGAGAGAGAGGCTAACCTAAGAAAAGAAGTCACAGTATTGGAGGAGAAGCTAGTTTCATCCTCTAATGCACTGGAAAATGCAAGTCATCAAGCCAGTTTGCAGGTAGAGTCATTGCAGGAACAACTGAATGTAGTCTCCAAGCAGAGGGATGAAACCGCTCTTCAGCTTTCGGTGTCACAAGATGAGGTAAAGCAGTATGCTCTATCACTAGCCAACCTACAGATGGTACTAGAGCGTGCGCAACAAGAGGAAAGAGCTATGTATGCTGCTGAACTAGAAGAGCAAAGTGCGCTTGTAAGTAAGTGGAAGAAAAAGGCTGAAAACTTAGAAGGAAAGCTGGTGTCTTTACAGGACAGTTTGGATGAAGCCAATGCTGCTTTGGACTCAGCATCGAGACTCACACAACAGTTACATCTACAGGAAGAACAAATTGAAGAActtcaaaaacacaatgaggtCCAACAGGGAATGTTAGCTGACATTCAAAACAAATGGATGAACTTGGTAAATGACACAGAAGGAAAAGTGGACAAGGTACTTCTGAGAAATCTCTTAATAGGCTATTTTCAAACTCCAAAAAGTGAGCGGCAAGAAGTGTTAAGATTAATGGGAAGCATCCTTGGAATGAaaaaggaggagatggagaaattGTTCTGTGATGATCAAGGTGGTGCTACCACGTGGATGAGTAGGTGGCTTGGAGGAGGATCAAAAAATGTTCCCCAAACACCTGTGAGAGCAAGTCAGCAACCTGCACTTAACAGTTCTTTCTCAGAGCTTTTCAATACATTTCTACAAACAGAATCTTATCCATATATTCCACCACAAAAGCGATCTCTTCGTGATAGGAAGCCCCTAGGTTTACCAGGAAGGGCTAAACTAGCCACAAATGTAggacaaaattttaaagatacaGCACAGTCCAGAAGCAGTGGAAGAGCAGATTTGAATCCACTCTTAGCTCCCTGTTCTGCAGCTGTGTCACTTATTCACCCAGGTGGACTTGGAACTGGTGGGCCTGGGAATCTTCTTTTGAACCCAATTTGTGATGTGTTGACAACATTTACACCTTTTCCAGTGTTACCTGCTAACAGTGCTGGAGCTGGCAAAGACCTTTTAAAGTAA